The Alteromonas mediterranea DE genome contains the following window.
ACTGTCTGGCATAGAGCTGGAAAAGCAAACGCGCATAGCATTGAAAAATCTCATGCTGCAATCAGGTCGCCTTATCGACTTGCCCCCAGTTCAACACGATTTCTCTATTGATCATCAGGATTAACAAAATGAATAAAACAGTATTAGCAGTTTTCATCGCCTCATATGTCGGCGCTGCACCAAGTTTCGCACAAGAGTCTGATCAAAAGCATGCTCACAATGAAACGGTAACAAGAATTGATAAAAGCATACAAGATAAGCATGACGAACATACTGATGATGGTCATGAAGAACATGAACTACAAGATGGTCAAAAGCATGATGAGCACGGAGGCGAGGGGGCCGATGAACATGATGATCACGAAAGCGAACATGCTCATGATAAAGGTGAAAGCGAGAATAAAGACGATGAAGAGCATGATGAATCTGCTTCTGCATCGCTAGACTCCAATCAAATGGCATTAGCCAACATTAAAGTAAGCACACTAAGCCCCAAAATTGTCAATTATACTTTGTATGCACCGGGTGAAATATTATCAAACGGCTATAGCAGTTATCGAGTATCACCCAGAGTGGCATCCGTTGTCACGCGTCGTCATGTGGCATTGGGAGACAGGGTAAATAAAGGCCAAGTGCTTGTCACGCTTTTTAGCGAAACCGTTGCGCAAGCACAAGCCAATTACCGAACAACATATCCAGAATGGGAAAGAGTAAAAGGACTTGGTCGAAAAACTGTTGGAGAGCAGCGCTACATTGATGCAAAAGCTAATTTTGAAGCGGCTAGTGCAGTATTAATCTCATATGGTTTATCCGATGCAGATTTGAAAACGCTCACCTCACAGCAATCAATAGCATTAGGAGAATATAGCTTACGTGCTGAAATTGATGGCGCGGTACTCAGTGACTCGTTTGAACAAGGTCAGCGTATTGATGCGGGAGAACCGTTGATCTCGTTGGCAGATGAAAGTGAACTTTGGGTAGAAGCGCATCTACCATCGAATATTAACCTGCGGCTAGGAGCAGGTTCTCCGGCACAAATCAAAGTGGGAGACTTCACAGTTGATGCAACAGTTACACAAGAGGCACATACCATTGACCCTGTTACTCGAACGAGAACGGTTCGGCTATTAGTGAGCAACCCTGAACATCGTTTGCATCCAGGCCAATTTGCCGAGGTGTATTTCCGTTTTCTGACTAAAATGCCGGTAATGGCTGTTTCAGAGAGTGCGCTAATGCGTGGTCCTGATGGAGACTGGACGGTATTTGTAGAAGATCATCCTGGCGAGTTTTTACCCGTCGAAGTTGAACTTGGAAGAGCGCTTGGTGGCTTGCGTGAAATTACCGGTGTAGAGCCGGGTTCACGCGTAGTAAGCGAGGGTGCTTTTTTTGTGGCATCACAAATCGCTAAAGGCGGTTTTGACCCACACAACCACTAATTAGGAGGAGTCTTTATGTTTAATAAATTAATTGATTGGGCTGTTACTAGTCGTTTATTAGTGGTGATTGCTCTGACAACGTTAATAGTCAGCGCGGTTTTTGTTATTCCGAAACTGAATTTGGATGCATTTCCAGATGTCACCAATGTGCAAGTATCTGTCAATACAGAAGCACCGGGATTAGCTGCCGAAGAAGTAGAGCAGTTAATTACTTATCCAATAGAAGCGGTGATGTATGCCTTACCTGATGTGATGGAAGTGCGCTCTATTTCTAAAACAGGTCTTTCAGGTGTGACCGTTGTGTTTAGCGAGGGCACAGATATTTATTTTGCACGTCAATTGGTATTCGAGCGTCTGCAAGCGGCTAAAGAGTTAATTCCCGAGGGCGTCGGTACGCCAGAAATGGGACCCAACACATCAGGATTGGGGCAAGTGTATCAGTATCTATTGTTGGCTGAGCCCGATTCAGGCCTAGACGCTATGGCGTTGCGTAGTTTAAATGATTGGGTGGTGAAATTGCTGCTGCTTCCTGCCGATGGCGTAACGGATGTGCTCTCTTTTGGTGGGGAAGTACGCCAATACCAAGTTAACCTCAATCCATCTCAATTACTTGGATATGGCTTGACTCAAGATATAGTGATGGAAGCACTTGAGCGGAATAATACCAATGTGGGGGGGTGGTATATGAACCGAGGGCAGGAGCAACTTGTGATAAGAGGCACTGGCTGGTTAGATCATGGCGAGGAAGGGTTAGAGCAATTACGTCAGGTACCTTTAAAAACCGTAGACGGAACAACGATTACTGTATCCGATGTGGCGAACGTTGAGTTAGGTAGCGAAATTCGTCAGGGTGCTGCCACCATGACCAGAAAAGACGCCGACGGTAACATTCAAAACTTAGGTGAAGTCGTCTCAGGCATTGTACTTAAGCGCATGGGAGCTAACACGAAAGCCACAATTGATGGCGTCAATGCTCGTATTCAGCGAATTAACCAAGCATTGCCTGATGGCGTGAGTTTTGAAGTATTCTACGATCAAGCTGACTTAATTACTCAAGCCGTGGATACGGTTGTAAATGCGCTAATGTTAGCGTTCGTATTTATTATTGTTATTCTAGCTTTATTTTTGATGAATCTACGAGCCACGTTTTTAGTCCTGATTTCGATCCCTATTTCTATTGGTATTGCCTTAATGGTCATGTCGTGGTTTGGACTTTCTGCCAACCTTATGTCGCTTGGGGGCATTGCAGTGGCAATCGGCATGCTAGTAGATGGCTCAGTGGTAATGGTTGAAAACATGTTTAAACACTTGACTCACACTGATGCTGAGCATGATCACAAGAGACAATTGGGTGAACATGTTGAAGATGATGATCCATTAGACTCGTCCCATGATACGCACGGTATCGCTTTGCGATTACAAGAAGCGGGCAAGGAGGTAGCCCGGCCTATCTTCTTCGCAACAGCCATAATCCTTGTGGTATTCATGCCTTTGTTTAGCTTTGAAGGCGTTGAAGCAAAATTATTTCAACCAATGGCTATTAGTATTATGTTGGCCATGCTTTCGGCGGTATTAGTTGCACTGATTATTGTACCGGCATTGGCGACGTATCTATTTAAAAAAGGCGTGAAACCACGAGAAAGCGTTGTGTTGAAACCTTTAGACGCGGGGTATCGCAAAGGGCTATCGTGGGCAATTTTGCATAAAAAAGTAGTGATTGGAATTGCTGCAATTATGGTAGTCGCTGCTGGTGTAGTGCTTCCTCGGCTTGGCACAGAGTTTGTACCAGAACTGGAAGAGGGCACCATTAACTTGCGTGTTACTTTAGCGCCTTCATCTAGTTTAGATACTGCCCTAGAGGTATCCCCGAAATTAGAGAATATATTAATGGGGTTTCCAGAAGTCACCTATACGTTGTCGCGTATCGGTCGCGCCGAAATAGGGGGTGATCCAGAGCCGGTGAACAATATCGAAATTTATATTGGACTAAAGCCTGTGCCTGAATGGACAAGTGCAAATAACCGTTATGAACTGCAAGCGTTAATGGAAGAAAAAATGGAGCAACATCCGGGTTTGCTTTTCAATTTTTCTCAACCTATCGCGACAAGGGTTGACGAGTTATTGTCGGGAGTTAGAGCGCAGCTAGCCATTAAATTGTTTGGGCCTGACCTCAAAGTTCTAGCTGAAAAAGGCCAGGCCATTGAAGCATTAGTAAAAGAAGTTCAAGGTGCACGAGATGTTGCAATGGAACAAATTGCCGGAGAATCTCAGCTCATTGTGACACCGAATCGTCGAGCTCTGTCGCGCTATGGATTGGCCGTGGGTGATGCAATGGAACTTGTACGCGAAGGTTTAGGTGGAGCCAGTGCTGGTCAAATCATTAATGGTAATGAGCGATATGATATTTATGTCAGGCTTGCTGAACAATTCCGAAATGACAGTCAAATGATAGCTGACTTGCGTTTACAAGCTCCATCGGGTGCTTGGGTTCGTTTGGGGGACGTGGCTGAAGTGACTATCGCCTCTGGTCCACCGCAAGTAAGACGTGATGACGTGCAGAGGCGAGTTGTGATCCAGGCGAATGTTCAAGGTCGAGATATGGGTAGCGTTGTGGCAGATATTCGCAAATCTATTGATGAGAAACTAGCACTGCCTACAGGGTATTCGGTGGATATTGGCGGTCAATTTGAGAATCAGCAACGAGCGCAGAAGCGACTATCATTGGTTGTGCCACTTTCTTTGGGGTTAATAGCTTTATTATTGTACTTTGCTTTTGCTTCATTTGGTCAGGCAATGTTGATACTTGTAAATGTACCATTGGCTGTTATCGGGGGGGTATTTTCACTTTGGTTATCAGGTCAATATCTTTCTGTGCCGAGCTCCGTAGGTTTTATTACCCTATTCGGCGTAGCGGTGTTAAACGGAGTCGTGATGGTAGAAAGCATCAATCAGCGTGTTGCAGACGGGTTATCGGTATCTGACGCCGTATTTGATGGTGCTACATCAAGACTGCGCCCTGTATTGATGACAGCGATTACATCTGCGCTAGGCCTTATTCCAATGTTACTGTCTAATGGCGTTGGTGCTGAAATCCAAAAGCCTTTAGCGAGTGTAATCGTTGGTGGCTTGGTAACCGCTACATTTTTAACTCTATTTGTATTACCTGTGCTATTCGCCTGGTTTTCAAAAGGGAAGTTAAAAGATATGGCAAGAGCGCCTTCCTAAGCTCAGCTGGCCTGCTGTGTGCGATGAGCATCGGCAGGCTGATTATCACTTTATAAGGGGTTCACCCATTAAGCTGCCCTGTCAAGTAAACAATAATATGCGTTTCCCCTTGGTTCTGGCGGTTCAAGGGTTTTCGATGTCCAATATCCGCCTCTATTCATCTCGTTTTTTAGTCGGACAGCGTCTATTCTTGCTCGCACCAGTCTACCGCATTAATCATTGCAGAAAACGCCAATTAGATCTGTTCCAGGCTAGGGGAATTGGACACTATTCTGGCATCACTTGAACACCAGTTCAGGTGAGACTTAGCACACTTTTTCCCTGATTTCGAGAATTCAATGTTTAAGTAAATCGGAATACGACCGTCAATCTAGAACTCCCGTTTTAACGTCATACAATTCACGTGTCTAATATTACTCATTACGTGATTTACTAAAGTATAAATTATCAGTCATTGCGACATTGGTTGTGCGCCATATTGCTAATGATAGGTATTCGTATTATCATTAGCTAATTAATGCAACTTCTTTTTTACCTTATCACTACCCACCAAGGAATACTTTTTATGCAAACAAAGCTAACGCGCTTAACTTTGTCAGTTTCGACCGCACTACTATCTTTCAGTTCACTAGCTCAAGAAACACCCGATGTAGGCGAGGCGGGTGACAAAATAATGCCTGCTATAGAAGTTATTCGCGTAATAGGCGACAGCACCTCCGCTCTTTTAAAACAAACGGGTAGCGTTGTTATTATCAATCAAGATCAAATTGATAAAATTCAACCCTTGTCGACACAAGATGTTTTGCGAAGTATTCCCGGTGTGAATATTAAAAGTGAAGAAGAAACTGCCATAGTGTCTAACATTGGTATTCGGGGCCTTTCAGCAAGTGAATCTAAGTCTCTACTTTTAGAAGATGGCGTGCCCGTTGCACCGGGTCTTTTTATTGGTAACGCCCGTTATTTTAATCCCCGTATTCAGCGTGTAAGTCAAATTGAAGTACTGAAAGGCTCAGCTTCACTTCGCTATGGCCCATCCACAATAGGCGGCGTAGTGAATTATAAAACTAAAACACCCGATGATGGTGTCATCCTCACTGGCCGTGCTGGTTCCTTTAATATGCAAGAAATTACTGTAGAAGCGGGTGGCAAAAACGAAGACGAGGATGCATTTGCTGGTGTTTTAGCAACCCGCGCTAGCAGCGATGGCTTTATGGATAAAGGCTATGATATGACCGATGTAATGGCAAAAGCTGGTGTTATTTTTGACAATGGTCAAAAGTTAGGCATTAAACTATCGCGTTATGAAAATGACGCAAATATCTCTTATCGTGGATTATTACTAGCTGAGTATGAAGCGGGTGAAGACTACAACCCTGCACCAGACGATTACTACTTAACCGAGCGTACAGCGTTTGATATTAATCACGAATGGTCATTATCTAACGACGCAACCCTAAACACCCTTGTTTATTGGAGTGACGTGAGCCGCGATTATTGGCGTTATAGTGTTGATACTGAGGCCTCAAACGAGGCCAATAGTTGGGTATATACCGACAGTTTAACCGGAAATAATCGCTCGTTTGAGCGCGTTGGAATAGAAACTCGCTTGACTTTAGAACACAGCCTTATGGGTGTAGAAGCCAACAGTGAATTTGGCTTACGTTTCATGCAAGAGGAGTCAAACGACACCCGAATTCGAGCGCTGCGCAGCTCCGATCGCACAGGAGCAAACGATCGCCACCGTATTGATTCGGCGCAAAGCTATGCCGGCTATGCCCAAAGCCGTATTCAATTAAGCAATGCTTTTGCTTTTACACCCGGCCTTAGAGTAGAGTCCTATGAGCAAAAAAGAATAATACTAACCAACGATAATGCAGAAGCAACAACCAGCAACACCGAAATTCTACCCGGTGTTGGCGCAACTTACGACTTGAATGATTCGGCACAAATTTATGGTGGTGTTTACCGCGCTTTCTCGCCCGCTTCAAACGGTGTGGCACTTGACGGGCTGAGCGATCAAAACTTAGATGGAGAGCGTTCAACTAACTATGAGCTAGGCCTCAGAGGAAAGCAGGGCGACATTACTTATGAAGCAGCCGCTTTTATCATGGACTTTAGCAATCAAGTGGTAACGGGTAATAGCGACCCTAATTTGTCTCAGTCCAACGGCGGTGAAACTGAACATTTAGGTATGGAATTGCTGTTAGCCTATGATATTGGTAGTGGCTTTTATATTGATACTAACGCTACGTTTATCCCAACTTCAGAATTTAAAACAGGAGAAAATAGTGGAAACCGACTTCCGTATGCGCCAAAAGTAATTGCCAATGTTGCTTTGAGTTATGAAAGTGATAAGTTAAGCGGGGCATTAACCGTGCATCATCGAGGCGAACAATATGGTGATGCAAGCAACACAGTAGACATACCTGATGATGCCGCGGGTGGCATTTGGGGTGGCTTGTTACCTGCTTATACCTTGTTAGATGTAAACGCTAGTTATACCGTTAACAAAAATATGAAGGTATTCGGCGCTATCAAAAACCTAACTGATAAACGCTACATCACCGGCATGCGACAAGGTATTTATGTTGGCCCTGAGCGTTCGTTTGAAATTGGCGTAAATTATCGGTTCTAGTGTATACTTTTAGACAGAAATGCACTAATTCCGCATTATTGTTGCGGGATTAGTGTTATGCACCTTTGGTAACCGTTAATTTGTATGTAAAACTAAAACACGGTTAGCAGCTGGAACAAATACACGCAACATGATCAGCCGCCAATACCGAAGAGACTTTTCTTAGTAAGTTCAGCATCGCTTTATTATGGCTTATCGTTGTATCGATAAATCGCTTATTATCATTTTATGTGTCTCTCAGATTTACGCTCTAGCCAAGCTAGAGTGCTTAAACTATTGAGTCATGTCACCTATTCATTGTTCATATCAGACAAATACTGGAAGAAACAGGGGAATTGGTTCGTTCAATTATTGACAGCGCACTAACGCGGTTACGGCCGATATTGATGGCCGCATTGGCAGCAAGCCTTGTGTTCGTGCCCATGCCGATCAACGTGGATACTGGCGCAGAGGTATAACGGCCTTTGGCCACAGTGGTCATCGGCGGATAATATCGTCAACCTTGCTAACACTGGTAGTGCTGCCTGTTTTGTTTCGATTGGTTTACAAAAAGCTTGTTGTGTACTGAGCTGGGGCATTCGATATGAGTTCGAGTGCCCTCTTATTAATTGCGCTGTTTATATTACAGTTTAGAACATTCTCGAGACTGACAATATAGCGCAAAAAGGCCTAATCCGACGAGAATAATCAGAGGATGAAATAGCAAGTTGTGTACAACCGATTGTTCCCAAATAAAGCTATGTGATATAGCGCTGATAATGAATATCAGGCCAATTACCAGCAACCAAATGCGGTTAAAAATGGCATGTGAAATAAAGACTTTACTCTTACGTTGTTGGTTATTCATTGTGCTCTCCTAAAGCTTGTTTGAACGGATGTAGTCGATTCGCCGGTTCAAACTATGCCGTAAAATATTTTCATATAAAAAGGATTTGAATCCCTTTAAATTATTACCATGGGCTTGATAAAACGTATCGGGAGAATCAAAAATGCCAAAATCATCGACAATCCCTTCACTTTGAATGAAAGTGTTTTTTCCACACCAAGCAATGTTAGGTGATTGCAGGTTTTTAGTGGCGATGGCGTAACCTGAAAACGTCGTAGCTTTTGGGAATCGCTTTTGAACACTGTTTAAATAGCCGTTATCGAGAATAAAGCCTTCCAACGAGATCCACTCTTTGTCATGTTGTACTTCTACCCAGCTATGAATGATTAGCCGTGGGGCGAGTATATACAGTAAGCCCGTGATAGCACCTTTTTGCAATCGCTTATCGATGGTAAACCCATGCAAACGACATGCAATACCGGTTGCCCTTAACAGTGCCATCAGTAAGGTTGCCTTGGTATTGCATTGACCAAGACCATCTTTAAGCACCTCCGAAGCAGCTATATCATCACGTTTGTTATACCCAAATGCGACATCGTTTTGTATAAAGTGGTAAATAGCACCAATACGCTCAGAGGTAGTCAGTGACTGCCACTCCTTTTCGGCAATAAGCGTCTGAATAGCGGGCGTATCGAAATCAAGTAGGGGAGTGGCTTGTAAATAAGTGGCGTTGATAGGTGACATTAGCGTGCCTCCTCTAGTCTTGTAACAAACTCATCAAAATGTATGGGTTTACCGGCGCGAACGGGTATGAATTCGCCGGTAAAGTGTTCCTCAACCAATACCAATGCTTGGTCGCTTGTATCGTGAGCACCTAACGCAACTATGTCGAATTTTTGTGACATTAACGCAATATCATTAAGTACATCTTGTTTACTGATGGGAGAAAAAAGCCCGCTACCTGACGCCAAACGACGCTGTATATCTATACCAGCAATATGCAGCCGGCCTGTTTCAAGTGGAAAATG
Protein-coding sequences here:
- a CDS encoding efflux RND transporter periplasmic adaptor subunit, which encodes MNKTVLAVFIASYVGAAPSFAQESDQKHAHNETVTRIDKSIQDKHDEHTDDGHEEHELQDGQKHDEHGGEGADEHDDHESEHAHDKGESENKDDEEHDESASASLDSNQMALANIKVSTLSPKIVNYTLYAPGEILSNGYSSYRVSPRVASVVTRRHVALGDRVNKGQVLVTLFSETVAQAQANYRTTYPEWERVKGLGRKTVGEQRYIDAKANFEAASAVLISYGLSDADLKTLTSQQSIALGEYSLRAEIDGAVLSDSFEQGQRIDAGEPLISLADESELWVEAHLPSNINLRLGAGSPAQIKVGDFTVDATVTQEAHTIDPVTRTRTVRLLVSNPEHRLHPGQFAEVYFRFLTKMPVMAVSESALMRGPDGDWTVFVEDHPGEFLPVEVELGRALGGLREITGVEPGSRVVSEGAFFVASQIAKGGFDPHNH
- a CDS encoding efflux RND transporter permease subunit, with product MFNKLIDWAVTSRLLVVIALTTLIVSAVFVIPKLNLDAFPDVTNVQVSVNTEAPGLAAEEVEQLITYPIEAVMYALPDVMEVRSISKTGLSGVTVVFSEGTDIYFARQLVFERLQAAKELIPEGVGTPEMGPNTSGLGQVYQYLLLAEPDSGLDAMALRSLNDWVVKLLLLPADGVTDVLSFGGEVRQYQVNLNPSQLLGYGLTQDIVMEALERNNTNVGGWYMNRGQEQLVIRGTGWLDHGEEGLEQLRQVPLKTVDGTTITVSDVANVELGSEIRQGAATMTRKDADGNIQNLGEVVSGIVLKRMGANTKATIDGVNARIQRINQALPDGVSFEVFYDQADLITQAVDTVVNALMLAFVFIIVILALFLMNLRATFLVLISIPISIGIALMVMSWFGLSANLMSLGGIAVAIGMLVDGSVVMVENMFKHLTHTDAEHDHKRQLGEHVEDDDPLDSSHDTHGIALRLQEAGKEVARPIFFATAIILVVFMPLFSFEGVEAKLFQPMAISIMLAMLSAVLVALIIVPALATYLFKKGVKPRESVVLKPLDAGYRKGLSWAILHKKVVIGIAAIMVVAAGVVLPRLGTEFVPELEEGTINLRVTLAPSSSLDTALEVSPKLENILMGFPEVTYTLSRIGRAEIGGDPEPVNNIEIYIGLKPVPEWTSANNRYELQALMEEKMEQHPGLLFNFSQPIATRVDELLSGVRAQLAIKLFGPDLKVLAEKGQAIEALVKEVQGARDVAMEQIAGESQLIVTPNRRALSRYGLAVGDAMELVREGLGGASAGQIINGNERYDIYVRLAEQFRNDSQMIADLRLQAPSGAWVRLGDVAEVTIASGPPQVRRDDVQRRVVIQANVQGRDMGSVVADIRKSIDEKLALPTGYSVDIGGQFENQQRAQKRLSLVVPLSLGLIALLLYFAFASFGQAMLILVNVPLAVIGGVFSLWLSGQYLSVPSSVGFITLFGVAVLNGVVMVESINQRVADGLSVSDAVFDGATSRLRPVLMTAITSALGLIPMLLSNGVGAEIQKPLASVIVGGLVTATFLTLFVLPVLFAWFSKGKLKDMARAPS
- a CDS encoding TonB-dependent receptor family protein, which translates into the protein MQTKLTRLTLSVSTALLSFSSLAQETPDVGEAGDKIMPAIEVIRVIGDSTSALLKQTGSVVIINQDQIDKIQPLSTQDVLRSIPGVNIKSEEETAIVSNIGIRGLSASESKSLLLEDGVPVAPGLFIGNARYFNPRIQRVSQIEVLKGSASLRYGPSTIGGVVNYKTKTPDDGVILTGRAGSFNMQEITVEAGGKNEDEDAFAGVLATRASSDGFMDKGYDMTDVMAKAGVIFDNGQKLGIKLSRYENDANISYRGLLLAEYEAGEDYNPAPDDYYLTERTAFDINHEWSLSNDATLNTLVYWSDVSRDYWRYSVDTEASNEANSWVYTDSLTGNNRSFERVGIETRLTLEHSLMGVEANSEFGLRFMQEESNDTRIRALRSSDRTGANDRHRIDSAQSYAGYAQSRIQLSNAFAFTPGLRVESYEQKRIILTNDNAEATTSNTEILPGVGATYDLNDSAQIYGGVYRAFSPASNGVALDGLSDQNLDGERSTNYELGLRGKQGDITYEAAAFIMDFSNQVVTGNSDPNLSQSNGGETEHLGMELLLAYDIGSGFYIDTNATFIPTSEFKTGENSGNRLPYAPKVIANVALSYESDKLSGALTVHHRGEQYGDASNTVDIPDDAAGGIWGGLLPAYTLLDVNASYTVNKNMKVFGAIKNLTDKRYITGMRQGIYVGPERSFEIGVNYRF
- a CDS encoding transglutaminase-like domain-containing protein, whose translation is MSPINATYLQATPLLDFDTPAIQTLIAEKEWQSLTTSERIGAIYHFIQNDVAFGYNKRDDIAASEVLKDGLGQCNTKATLLMALLRATGIACRLHGFTIDKRLQKGAITGLLYILAPRLIIHSWVEVQHDKEWISLEGFILDNGYLNSVQKRFPKATTFSGYAIATKNLQSPNIAWCGKNTFIQSEGIVDDFGIFDSPDTFYQAHGNNLKGFKSFLYENILRHSLNRRIDYIRSNKL